Proteins encoded within one genomic window of Vanrija pseudolonga chromosome 3, complete sequence:
- the ARG82 gene encoding Inositol polyphosphate multikinase encodes MSLPTSGANDDGAPAPLLDIDPTDQPAPAAAAPTRAGADLALEQVIQRTNPQAAAPLQYQVAGHQNVMSDESGSLVIKPGSPREVAFYHLVAGAPRKEPVSNLEQFLPKFYGTLQLSGQVGPSGSVQAVEGAENEPENVVLENLAYPFTRPNILDAKLGTALHGPDASEEKAARMVKKAEETTSGATGLRWTGSQTWHEASQTFIQTPREYGYNLTREGFPGALVRYFPLPTDEVPHIPQPGVVEVREPYTAHALPPALTARVLSYIDEEVGRIEAALAKVELRAVGMSVLIVYEGDASVLGNALDRYEAARVSRAAKGLARGHDSDDDDDLGEDSESVDSDDTDEYASGDDAEPYSAKADARAAKKAPALTVKLIDFAHTWMAKGEGADQGVLKGIATLRALLQGRLREVQAWIEVNDPKDAKVVRELIADREAAAGGSAAAPAPEDKHKHHFHLFGKHHNK; translated from the exons atgtcccTCCCCACGTCCGGCGcaaacgacgacggcgcgcccgcgcccctcctcgacatcgaccCGACCGACCAGCCTGCCCCCGCGGCCGCAGCGCccacgcgcgccggcgccgacctcgccctcgagcaggtcATCCAAAGGACTAAcccccaggcggcggcgccgctgcagTACCAGGTGGCCGGGCACCAGAACGTCATGAGCGATGAGAGCGGGAGCTTGGTGATCAAG cccggATCCCCGCGCGAAGTCGCCTTCtaccacctcgtcgccggcgcgccgcgcaaaGAGCCCGTGTCCAACCTCGAGCAGTTCCTCCCCAAGTTCTACGGCACGCTCCAGCTCTCTGGGCAGGTTGGCCCCAGCGGGTCGGTGCAGGCTGTTGAGGGGGCCGAGAATGAGCCGGAG aacgtcgtcctcgagaaCCTCGCGTACCCGTTCACGCGCCCCAacatcctcgacgccaagcttGGCACTGCGCTCCACGGGCCCGATGCgagcgaggagaaggccgcgcggatggtcaagaaggccgaggagacgaCGTCGGGGGCTACGGGCTTGAGGTGGACTGGATCGCAG ACCTGGCACGAGGCGTCGCAGACGTTCATCCAGACGCCGCGCGAGTACGGGTACAACCTGACGCGGGAGGGCTTCCCGGGCGCGCTGGTGCGCTACTTCCCCCTCCCGACCGACGAGGTGCCGCATATCCCGCAGccgggcgtggtggaggtgcgCGAGCCGTACACTGCGCACGCGCTGCCTCCGGCACTGACGGCGCGTGTGCTCTCGTACATTGACGAGGAAGTGGGCCGgatcgaggcggcgctcgccaaggtcgagctgcgcgccgtcggcatgtCCGTGCTCATCGTgtacgagggcgacgcgtcgGTCCTCGGCAACGCGCTGGACCGGTACGAGGCCGCGCGTGTCTCGCGCGCTGCCAagggcctcgcgcgcgggcacgacagcgacgacgacgacgacctcggcgaggactCGGAGagcgtcgacagcgacgacacggacgagtACGCTtccggcgacgacgccgagccgtACTCTGCCAAggcggacgcgcgcgccgccaagaaggcgccTGCGCTCACCGTCAAGCTCATCGACTTTGCGCATACCTGGAtggccaagggcgagggcgccgaccaGGGCGTGCTCAAGGGCATtgcgacgctgcgcgcgctcctccagggccgcctgcgcgaggtgcAGGCCTGGATCGAGGTCAACGACCCcaaggacgccaaggtcgtcCGCGAGCTCATTgccgaccgcgaggccgctgctggcggctcggcggctgcgcccgcgccagaggacaagcacaagcaccaCTTCCACTTGTTTGGAAAGCACCACAACAAGTAG